The DNA segment TTTTTAATCCTGTAACCTTTTTTTCTTTTCTTTTTGAAGACAATTACTTTGTCGCCTCTGACCTTGTCGTCAACAACAACACCTTCAACAACAGCATCTTTAATAACAGGTTCCCCGATTGTAATTTTACCTTCATCCTCAATTAAAAGAACCTGGTCGAAACTAACCTGAGTACCTTCCTCTGCTTCCAGACGGTGAACAAAAATCTTCTTGCCATTCTCTACTTTAAACTGCTGGCCTGCAATTTCTACGATTGCGTACATCTTAATAATTTTTTACGTTACTCCGTGAGGCGTATATGATCATGTGATTATATAACTTTCAGTTGCCCCGTCGGATTTATTCAAATTCGGACTGCAAAGATATACAAATTAGGTTATTTACAAACCTTTGTCATGTATTTTTTAATATTTACTCCGTGAATGACTCCGTGTTACTCTGTGCAACTCCGTGGTTTATATATTTCTTTTAATAGTAAAGAACCTGTTGATAAAAAAGATTAATGTTAAACCAGCTGTTACTGCTAATATCCATATATTTGTCAGAGACAATCTAAAACCTGTTATTCATCTGATGCATAATTAATTGATATGAAGAGAGTAAAGCTTAAGGTTACGGGCATTTCTTACAGCCAGACTCAATCGGGAGCTTATGCATTGATTCTTAATGAAGAAAATGGAGACAGAAGAATACCTATTATAATTGGAGGTTTTGAAGCGCAGGCAATAGTAATAAAGCTTGAAAATCTCGATCCTCCCAGGCCGCTAACCCATGATCTGTTCAAGAAATTCGCAGATGAATTCAGTATTGCGGTTTCTGAAGTAATGATCTACAAGCTGGAAGAGGGTGTCTTCTTCTCAAAACTTGTCTGCAATAATGGAGTAAAGGAATACTCTATCGACAGCAGAACATCTGACGCAGTTGCGCTTGCCCTTCGCTTCGACTGTCCGATCTTTATCACCGAAGAGATCCTCGAAAAAGCCGGAATAACAGTTAGTCAGTCTGAATCTGACACTTCTCCTTCCGCTGAACCCGATAATGTATTTGCAACTGAAAGCGGTAAATATTCCTCATACACTGATGAAGAGCTTTATAAAATGATTGACGATTCAGTGAAGACCGAAGATTATGAGCGGGCTGCCTCGATCAGGGATGAGATCGAAAAAAGGAAAAAGAAGAAGAAAAAATAGATACCGTTCCCTTCTGCAATCAAAAATTAATCAGTTATTAAAATGAAAAATTCATTATTATTTGTTTCTCTATTGTTGTTTTCCGGTTCTTTCCTTTCAGCAAAGGAATACAAAGTAAATTCTCCCGACGGAAAGATCGCTGTTACAGTAAATGTGACGGAGGAGATAAAATGGTCAGCATCAATTGACGGAAAAGAAGTAATCAATTCCACAAAAGTTGCAATGATGCTCGACGATGGCCGGGTACTTGGCAAAGCTGAGAAGGTGAAGAGTGCAAAAGTGACTGTTCAGAATGAAACCTCCAAACCGGTTGTTGCCAGCAAGAGATCGGAAATTTTAGAGCACTGTAATATACTCACAATAGCTTTTAATTCAGGATTCGCTCTTCAGTTCAGAGCTTATGATGATGGAGTTGCATATAGGTTTGAGACTTTCTTCAAAGAAGAGATTACAGTAAAAAATGAGATCTCTGATTATACTTTCCCGGCAGGATCACATTCATGGTATCCTCTTGAGGAGAGTTTCATGTCGCACAATGAGAGAACATTCCTCTACTCTTCGCTCGACACAATAGGGAAGAAACACCTGGCAAGTCTGCCAACCCTGTTTAAAGTAAATGACATAAATGTTCTTATTACCGAATCTGATATTGAGGATTACCCTGGGATGTGGATTACAGGCGAAGGAGCCGGAAAAATTACAGGTACATGGTCAAAATATCCTGATACTGAAAGACTTTCGAGAGACCGGGACCTTCATATCACCGGGAGTAAGGATTATATTGCAAAAACAAAAGGTACAAGGACATTCCCCTGGAGAGCATTCGTAATTGCGCGAACAGATGTTAACCTTATAGAGAGCGACCTGGTTTATAAACTTGCAAAGCCGAATCAGATTAAAGATCCGGGATGGATAAAACCAGGCCAGGTTGCATGGGACTGGTGGAACGCAAATAATATATTCGGAGTTGATTTTGTAGCAGGAATAAATAATGACACCTATAAGTACTATATTGATTTTGCTGCTAAAAACGGGATTGAATATGTAATTCTTGATGAGGGATGGTACAAGTTGGGTAATGTTACAGAGCAGGTGCCGGGCATTGATGTAGCTGAGTTATGCAGGTATGCTGAAAGTAAAAATGTCAGCATCATCCTGTGGGTTGTATGGAAATCATTCTGGGATAAGCTTGATGAATCAATTGCACTTTATGAAAAGTGGGGTGTGAAGGGTGTAAAGGTTGATTTTATGCAGCGGGACGATCAGAAGATTGTCAATTTTTACCTTGAAGCAACAAGGAAAACAGCAGAGCATCATCTTTTGATAGATTTTCACGGCGCATATAAGCCTGATGGTCTGGGACGTACATGGCCAAATGCCCTTACCCGCGAAGGTGTAAAAGGAATGGAAAATAACAAGTGGAGTAAGGACATAAACCCAGATCATGATGTAACATTACCATTTACCAGGATGGTTGCCGGTCCGATGGATTATACTCCGGGAGCAATGATCAACATGGACAAAACCAACTTCAGTCCTCAGTTTACAAGACCTGAGAGCCAGGGAACAAGGGCACACCAGGTTGCATTATATGTAATTTATGAAAGCCCTCTTCAGATGCTGTCAGATAGCCCCTCGAACTACATGAAGGAACAGGAAACAACTGATTTCATTGTGAATATTCCTGTTGTCTGGGATGATATTATCGGACTCGACGGTAAAGTAGGGGATTATCTTCTGCTTGCCAGACGCTCGGGTAAAGAGTGGTTTGTTGGAGCATTGACTGACTGGACCAGCCGTGATATGGAACTCAACCTGTCATTTCTGCCGGCAGGAGAATATGTGATGGAAGTATTTCAGGATGGAATAAACGCAGATAAATATGCCGGTGATTATAAACATTTGAAAAAAGGTGTAAAATCAGGCGATAAAATGAATATCCATCTTGCTCCCGGTGGCGGATGGGCAGCAAGAATTACTCCTGTAAAATAATTGAAGAGGAGAGGATGAAGCAGTATTTAGATCTACTCGATCATGTTTTAAAGAATGGCAATGAGAAGTCCGACCGTACAGGAACCGGGACGAGAAGTGTGTTTGGTTACCAGATGAGATTTAACCTTGAGGAAGGATTTCCGGTTCTGACAACAAAAAAGCTTCATCTGAAATCAATAATTCATGAATTACTCTGGTTTATTGCAGGTGATACTAACATAAAATACCTTACTGAAAACGGAGTAAAGATCTGGAATGAGTGGGCCGATAAAGACGGAAATCTTGGTCCGATATACGGATCCCAGTGGAGGTCGTGGACTGCAGAGGGCGGGAGGAAAATTGACCAGCTTACAAATGTGATAAACTCACTTAAGAAATCACCCGACTCACGCCGTCATATTGTTTGTGCATGGAATGTTGGTGACCTCGACCGGATGGCACTTCCTCCGTGTCATATACTTTTTCAGTTTTATGTTGCTGACGGAAAACTTTCATGTCAGCTTTACCAGCGAAGTGCCGATATATTTATTGGTGTCCCGTTTAACATAGCATCATATGCCCTATTAACACATATGGTTGCGCAGGTAACCGGATTAAAACCGGGTGATTTTGTTCACACTTTCGGTGATGCACATATATATCTTAATCATATTGATCAGGTTAAACTTCAGCTTACCAGGGAGCCTTATAAACTGCCAAAGATGGTTATCAATCCGGCGGTAAATGATATTTTCAAATTCCGTTTTGAGGATTTTGAATTGACAGACTATGTGTCTCATCCGCATATTAAAGGTGAAATTGCAGTATAATACTTAAATTATGATATCAATAATTGTAGCTGTTTCCGACGATTGGGGTATAGGCAAGAATAATGAGCTCTTGTGGAATATTTCTGAAGACCTGAAGAGGTTTAAGCGTCTGACAATGGGCAATACCATAATAATGGGCAAAAAAACATGGGAGTCATTACCCAAACGCCCACTTCCGGGAAGAAAGAATATTGTTCTGACAGATGTTCCTAATGAGTGTGTTGATTGCTCTGTAACAGCCTATTCAATTGAAGATGCCCTGAGCAAATGCGACAAGAATGAAGAGATTTTTATTATTGGCGGGGGAAGCGTTTACAGGCAGTTTATGCCGCTTGCCGACAGACTTTATATTACACATGTGCATAAAAAGGCCCCGGCAGATATTTATTTCCCTGAGATTGATATGAATATCTGGAAAGTAGTTGAAAAGGAAGAGTTTCCTGCCAGCGAAACTGTTACCATTCCGTATACCTATGTAATATACGAGAGGAAGGTTTAATATTACGGTGCTCTGCACCTTTTATACATCACCCATCCTAATTACTACAAATATTCTGGTGCTACGCACCTGAAAAAGTCCATTTATAATGCTTAGTTAAATTGTTTGGAGATCCTTCGCTAACGCTCAGGATGACAGGACTCTTGGGTAAATAAGAGGGAAAGAAGTGGCGAGCCGCAAACGTAATAATCTTCCATTTATCATGTATCTAACTGCGGCTCGCCGCTTCTTTCCCTCTATTTATCATCTACATACATGTCATCCCGAAGCGTCAGCGAGGGATCCCAGGGAATTAGCAGGAGCCTTTTTGGGCTAAAACCCTTTTGGTCCTAATCAAGTAATCACGGACTTAAGTCCGTGGTTGCTTGATATTGAGTAGATTATGGACTTTAGTCCATAATCTTTACATTTTTTTTCTCAGAACATTAAACCTTTTCATTTTGTTACCATCTATAAGTTTGTTAATCGGAATTATTCATTTAAAAAGATAGAACTTATGAAAACAAAATTTTTTCTGATGATGGCAGCATTTGCCGTGTTAATTTTTACTTCATGTCAAAAAGACAATACACTGATTGATCAGACAAGTGTTGATCTGGCTGATGATGAGGCAGTAACAGATGCAATCTTTGAGGATGTATTCAGCACAGCAGACAATGCAACAATAATCCTTGATCAGATGGCAAAGGGAGATGATGCAAAATCAGTTGTTGTTGCTGATACATGTCCGGTGATAACAGTAACCCGTACGGGCGATGGACTATGGCCAAAAACTGTAACTGTCGATTTCGGTACAGGTTGTGAAGGCTTAAACAATAATGTCAGAAAGGGTAAGATCGTAATTGAAGTGACCGCTCCCCGTGCCACAGCTGGCGCAAAACGGACAGTTACTTTTGTTAACTACTACTTCAATGACATTAAAGTTGAAGGAACTAAAGTACTTGAGAACAAAGGATTCAGCAGCAGTCAGAATCCGCTTGTTTCAATAACTCTGACAGGGGGTAAGCTTACCCTGCCCGACGGCAAAACTATTGAAAGGTCATTTCAGCATCAGAGAGAATGGACTGCAGGCTTCCTGACACGTAATATCTGGGATGATGAGTGTCTGGTAACCGGTACTGCGACAGGAAAAAATATAAACGGTGTGGCATACACAAATACGATCATGACTGCATTACAGTGGAAACGTGCCTGCTATTTTATTGTTGCAGGTGTTATAAAGATGGAAAGAGCTGGTAAAGAGCCGGTTGAATTGAATTACGGCACTGGCGAGTGTGATGCAAAAGCTGTTGTATCGAGAGGTGGAGAATCTAAAGAGATACTTCTGAGAAACAAACACAGGAATATGAATCCCTGATACCATTAATTGAAACTAAAAAGGGATCCTGATTTGGATCCCTTTTTTTATGATGCTTTAAGTACCGCAAGGTCAATTCTTTCAAGTTTTCGTGCGGCGTAATCGATTGTTATTTCAAGTTCGCTGGTATCAACCGATGGTGTTTCAAACATTGCATCGAGCATAATTGTCTCACAGATTGATCTTAGTCCACGTGCCCCAAGTTTAAATTCAATTGCTTTGTCTACAATATAATCAAGAACTCCGTCAGCAAAAGTGAGTTCAATACCATCCATTTTAAACAGTTTGAAATACTGTTTTACAAGTGCATTTTTAGGTTCTGTTAATATTGCTCTGAGTGCTTCCCTGTCGAGAGGGTTCAGATGGGAAATAACCGGCAGTCTGCCTATTATCTCAGGAATAAGTCCAAATGATCTAAGATCCTGAGGGGCAATATATTGCAGAAGGTTCTTAGCATCAACCCTATCCCTGTTTTTGGAAGCGCCGTAGCCTACAATCTTGGTATTCAGTCTTTGTGCGATCTTCTTCTCTATTCCATCAAATGCACCGCCGCATATAAAAAGGATGTTCTTAGTATCGACAGGTATCATCTTTTGTTCAGGATGTTTACGTCCACCCTGAGGCGGAACGTTAACTATTGAGCCTTCAAGCAGTTTAAGCAATCCCTGCTGAACACCCTCACCTGAAACATCACGGGTTATAGAAGGATTATCACCTTTTCTTGCGATCTTATCAATCTCATCAATAAATACAATACCTTTTTCAGCTGCCTTTACATCATAATCAGCGTTTTGCAGCAATCGGGTGAGCAGGCTCTCTATATCTTCACCTACATATCCAGCTTCAGTTAGCACTGTTGCATCAACTATAGTAAACGGAACATGAAGCATTTTTGCAACTGTTCTTGCAAGAAGTGTTTTCCCTGTTCCGGTTTCTCCGACAAGGATAATATTTGATTTCTCAATTTCAATATCTTCAGCATCAGCTTTTTGCATCAGCCTCTTATAATGATTGTATACGGCTACTGATATTACTTTTTTAGCCATATCCTGACCGATAACATACTGGTCGAGGAAATTTTTGATCTCCTGTGGTTTCAGAAGTTTGACATTATCGAGCTTTATATTCTTTTTGCTGCCAAGTTCTTCCTTCATAATGCTGTGAGCCTGTTCAATGCAAGTATCACAGATGTGACCTTCAAGACCGGCTATGAGCATATTGGCCTCTTTCTTGGATCTACCGCAAAATGAACACTTATCCATCAGATAGTTCTATTTATTGTTTTTCTGAAGAATCTCGTCAATCATACCGTAATCTTTTGCTTCCTGTGATGTCATCCAGTAATCCCTGTCTGAATCCTTTTCAACTTTTTCAACGGTATTCCCTGAGTGAAGAGCTATTATTTCGTAAAGTTCTCTCTTAAGCTTAACAATTTCACGAACAGTAATTTCTATATCGGAAGCTTGTCCTTCAGCGCCGCCCATTGGCTGGTGAATCATTATTCTGGAGTGTTTGAGGGCTGATCTTTTACCTTTTTTACCGGCAGTTAAAAGAACTGCTCCCATCGAAGCTGCCATACCAGTGCAGATTGTAGCAATATCAGCTGATATATACTGCATTGTATCATAAATTCCAAGACCTGCATTTACTGATCCTCCGGGAGTATTGAAATATATCTGAATATCTTTTCCCGGATCGGAAGAGTCGAGATAAAGTAACTGTGCCTGTATAATATTAGCTACATAATCATCGATTGGAAGACCAAGGAAGATTATCCTGTCCATCATCAGACGGGAAAAGACATCCATTGATGCCACGTTTAGCTGTCTTTCTTCAATAATTGTTGGTGATATATAGCTACCATATACTGATGTATAGCGGTGCAGGTTTAGACTGCTTATCCCGCGTTTGCTTTTTGCATATTTTCCAAAGTCGTCAAGAATGCTCATTTTATCAGGATTAATAATTAACTAACAAAGATAGTAAAATAATAAATATCTGCTGCAATGTGCTGATTACTATTCGAAAAGCTTATTGAACTCATCAACAGCCACACTCTTGTTTTCAAGTTTTACAAGTTCTTTCATCAGAAGTATTACTTTCTCTTCAAGTACCTTATCGGCAATCCGTTTTGCATCTTCCTCTCTTTTCAGAGTCTCTTTTGCGTAGTTATTTATCTGATCGTCAGTTGCATAGAACAGTCCGTACTGCTGAAACTGATATCTTGTAATATTTGCAGCTTCCTGCAATAACTCCTCTTCGGTAATCTTCACCTCATTATCCTTGGCGATCTTATTTCTTAGAAGCTGCCATTTGAGGTCTTTTTTAAAGCTGTCAAATTCTTTCTCAATCTGCTCTTCAGTGGTGTTTTCATTGACTCTGAGCAGCCATTTCTTAAGAAATGCTTCAGGGAGGTCGAAATCTGATTTCTCGAGTGCAAGTGCTTTGATGTCCATCATAAGTTTGAAATCGCTTTCTTTTTTAAGGTTTCCTGCGATTTCGGTCTCGAGTCTGCTTCTGAATTCTTCTTCCGTTTTAACAACTCCTTCACCATATATTCTGTCGTACAGATCGGTTCCCAGTTCAGCAGGAAAGAAACGGCTTATGTCGGTAATTGTAAACCGGTAGTCAGGATTGATACCTTCAACTTCTTCCTTCTTAATTCTCAGGATACCAGCAATTTCTGTATCATTAGGGTACGCCTTCTTAATGTCAAAATCAACAGTATCGTTAAGTCCTTTGCCAATGAACTGTTTTTTTATTTTTTTGTCTTTTATGATATCTATTCCAAGGGATGTTTCCTCAACGGAAGGGCCTTCAGCAATAACGTTGCCATTCTTATCAACAGCCTCTATCTTTCCCTTGATAACATCCTTTTCTTCTGTGGAATCAGCTTTTCTGAGTTCTCCGTAACGGCGAGTATAGTTTTCGAGATAATCATTCTTCATTTTATCATCGATGATGATCTCATA comes from the Bacteroidales bacterium genome and includes:
- a CDS encoding glycoside hydrolase family 97 protein, translated to MKNSLLFVSLLLFSGSFLSAKEYKVNSPDGKIAVTVNVTEEIKWSASIDGKEVINSTKVAMMLDDGRVLGKAEKVKSAKVTVQNETSKPVVASKRSEILEHCNILTIAFNSGFALQFRAYDDGVAYRFETFFKEEITVKNEISDYTFPAGSHSWYPLEESFMSHNERTFLYSSLDTIGKKHLASLPTLFKVNDINVLITESDIEDYPGMWITGEGAGKITGTWSKYPDTERLSRDRDLHITGSKDYIAKTKGTRTFPWRAFVIARTDVNLIESDLVYKLAKPNQIKDPGWIKPGQVAWDWWNANNIFGVDFVAGINNDTYKYYIDFAAKNGIEYVILDEGWYKLGNVTEQVPGIDVAELCRYAESKNVSIILWVVWKSFWDKLDESIALYEKWGVKGVKVDFMQRDDQKIVNFYLEATRKTAEHHLLIDFHGAYKPDGLGRTWPNALTREGVKGMENNKWSKDINPDHDVTLPFTRMVAGPMDYTPGAMINMDKTNFSPQFTRPESQGTRAHQVALYVIYESPLQMLSDSPSNYMKEQETTDFIVNIPVVWDDIIGLDGKVGDYLLLARRSGKEWFVGALTDWTSRDMELNLSFLPAGEYVMEVFQDGINADKYAGDYKHLKKGVKSGDKMNIHLAPGGGWAARITPVK
- a CDS encoding thymidylate synthase, translated to MKQYLDLLDHVLKNGNEKSDRTGTGTRSVFGYQMRFNLEEGFPVLTTKKLHLKSIIHELLWFIAGDTNIKYLTENGVKIWNEWADKDGNLGPIYGSQWRSWTAEGGRKIDQLTNVINSLKKSPDSRRHIVCAWNVGDLDRMALPPCHILFQFYVADGKLSCQLYQRSADIFIGVPFNIASYALLTHMVAQVTGLKPGDFVHTFGDAHIYLNHIDQVKLQLTREPYKLPKMVINPAVNDIFKFRFEDFELTDYVSHPHIKGEIAV
- a CDS encoding dihydrofolate reductase; translated protein: MISIIVAVSDDWGIGKNNELLWNISEDLKRFKRLTMGNTIIMGKKTWESLPKRPLPGRKNIVLTDVPNECVDCSVTAYSIEDALSKCDKNEEIFIIGGGSVYRQFMPLADRLYITHVHKKAPADIYFPEIDMNIWKVVEKEEFPASETVTIPYTYVIYERKV
- the clpX gene encoding ATP-dependent Clp protease ATP-binding subunit ClpX; the protein is MDKCSFCGRSKKEANMLIAGLEGHICDTCIEQAHSIMKEELGSKKNIKLDNVKLLKPQEIKNFLDQYVIGQDMAKKVISVAVYNHYKRLMQKADAEDIEIEKSNIILVGETGTGKTLLARTVAKMLHVPFTIVDATVLTEAGYVGEDIESLLTRLLQNADYDVKAAEKGIVFIDEIDKIARKGDNPSITRDVSGEGVQQGLLKLLEGSIVNVPPQGGRKHPEQKMIPVDTKNILFICGGAFDGIEKKIAQRLNTKIVGYGASKNRDRVDAKNLLQYIAPQDLRSFGLIPEIIGRLPVISHLNPLDREALRAILTEPKNALVKQYFKLFKMDGIELTFADGVLDYIVDKAIEFKLGARGLRSICETIMLDAMFETPSVDTSELEITIDYAARKLERIDLAVLKAS
- a CDS encoding bifunctional nuclease family protein, which produces MKRVKLKVTGISYSQTQSGAYALILNEENGDRRIPIIIGGFEAQAIVIKLENLDPPRPLTHDLFKKFADEFSIAVSEVMIYKLEEGVFFSKLVCNNGVKEYSIDSRTSDAVALALRFDCPIFITEEILEKAGITVSQSESDTSPSAEPDNVFATESGKYSSYTDEELYKMIDDSVKTEDYERAASIRDEIEKRKKKKKK
- the tig gene encoding trigger factor is translated as MNITRENIDELNAVLKVKIEKADYEEKVETVLKDYRKKANIKGFRPGMVPIGLVKKMYGRAVEIDEINKIVTENIQKYLVDEKLEILGDPLPKTDEQESIDFDTQQEFTFSFEVGLSPVIDLKLSKKNKITQYEIIIDDKMKNDYLENYTRRYGELRKADSTEEKDVIKGKIEAVDKNGNVIAEGPSVEETSLGIDIIKDKKIKKQFIGKGLNDTVDFDIKKAYPNDTEIAGILRIKKEEVEGINPDYRFTITDISRFFPAELGTDLYDRIYGEGVVKTEEEFRSRLETEIAGNLKKESDFKLMMDIKALALEKSDFDLPEAFLKKWLLRVNENTTEEQIEKEFDSFKKDLKWQLLRNKIAKDNEVKITEEELLQEAANITRYQFQQYGLFYATDDQINNYAKETLKREEDAKRIADKVLEEKVILLMKELVKLENKSVAVDEFNKLFE
- the clpP gene encoding ATP-dependent Clp endopeptidase proteolytic subunit ClpP, producing the protein MSILDDFGKYAKSKRGISSLNLHRYTSVYGSYISPTIIEERQLNVASMDVFSRLMMDRIIFLGLPIDDYVANIIQAQLLYLDSSDPGKDIQIYFNTPGGSVNAGLGIYDTMQYISADIATICTGMAASMGAVLLTAGKKGKRSALKHSRIMIHQPMGGAEGQASDIEITVREIVKLKRELYEIIALHSGNTVEKVEKDSDRDYWMTSQEAKDYGMIDEILQKNNK
- the rplU gene encoding 50S ribosomal protein L21, which codes for MYAIVEIAGQQFKVENGKKIFVHRLEAEEGTQVSFDQVLLIEDEGKITIGEPVIKDAVVEGVVVDDKVRGDKVIVFKKKRKKGYRIKNGHRQNFSQVEIVSINGVGAPKKAAPKKEAKKVEEAEAPVKEKKAPAKKTAAKKEEAPVKKAAAKKPAEKKPAAKKPAKGKE